In the genome of Shewanella glacialimarina, one region contains:
- a CDS encoding sugar MFS transporter has product MASTISAATNTSASGGEGNYRFALVSLTSLFFMWGFITCLNDILIPHLKSVFSLSYAEAMLIQFCFFGAYFLVSLPAGMLVKKLGYQKGIVTGLVIASVGCLLFYPAAALAVYGLFLGALFVLASGITILQVAANPYVNALGSAETASSRLNLTQAFNALGTTVAPFFGAVLILSVASGATGDLSHAQAEAEVVKLPYLILAGMLALLAAIFAKVTLPKIVEHNEPADAAGNISHNGKTSAVQSLHLVLGAVGIFVYVGAEVSIGSFLVSFLGEENIAGLKEADAANYIAYYWGGAMVGRFIGSAVMQKIPAGTVLAFNSLMAAALVLVAMNTNGMIAMWAILAVGLFNSIMFPTIFSLALRDLGPHTSQGSGILCLAIVGGAIIPLLQGVMADSMGLQPAFILPVICYGFILFYGAKGSKM; this is encoded by the coding sequence ATGGCTTCAACAATATCAGCTGCGACGAATACTTCTGCATCGGGTGGTGAGGGTAACTACCGTTTTGCACTTGTTTCATTAACTTCATTGTTTTTTATGTGGGGTTTTATCACTTGTTTGAACGATATTCTTATTCCGCACCTTAAATCGGTATTTTCACTGAGCTATGCCGAAGCGATGTTAATTCAATTTTGCTTCTTTGGTGCCTATTTTCTAGTATCACTGCCTGCTGGTATGTTGGTTAAGAAACTGGGTTATCAAAAAGGTATTGTGACGGGATTAGTCATTGCCAGTGTTGGCTGTTTATTGTTTTATCCGGCTGCTGCCTTAGCCGTTTATGGTCTATTTTTAGGGGCTTTATTTGTACTTGCTTCCGGTATTACCATTTTACAAGTTGCCGCCAACCCATATGTCAATGCACTCGGCAGCGCTGAAACTGCATCAAGCCGATTAAATCTCACCCAAGCATTCAATGCACTCGGTACAACTGTAGCGCCATTTTTTGGTGCGGTATTAATTTTATCTGTTGCTTCAGGTGCAACCGGTGACTTAAGCCATGCTCAGGCCGAAGCGGAAGTGGTGAAATTACCTTATCTGATTTTAGCCGGTATGTTGGCGTTACTTGCGGCTATTTTTGCCAAAGTGACCTTACCTAAAATTGTTGAACACAATGAACCTGCTGATGCCGCTGGTAATATTAGTCATAATGGCAAAACCAGTGCAGTTCAGTCGTTGCACCTTGTCTTAGGTGCAGTGGGTATTTTTGTTTATGTGGGTGCTGAAGTGTCAATCGGCAGCTTTTTAGTCAGCTTCTTGGGCGAAGAAAACATTGCAGGATTGAAAGAAGCGGATGCGGCTAACTATATTGCTTATTACTGGGGCGGAGCAATGGTTGGGCGCTTTATTGGCTCTGCTGTTATGCAAAAAATTCCAGCAGGAACCGTGCTAGCATTTAATTCATTAATGGCAGCCGCTTTAGTGTTAGTGGCTATGAATACTAATGGCATGATTGCCATGTGGGCCATTCTAGCGGTTGGCTTATTTAACTCTATTATGTTTCCTACTATTTTCAGTTTAGCGCTACGTGATTTAGGCCCACATACTTCACAGGGCTCAGGCATTTTATGTTTGGCTATTGTTGGCGGCGCAATTATTCCTTTATTACAAGGTGTGATGGCTGACAGCATGGGCTTACAACCGGCGTTTATCTTACCGGTAATTTGTTACGGCTTTATTTTGTTTTACGGGGCCAAAGGCTCAAAAATGTAA
- a CDS encoding alpha-glucosidase — protein MGQVTWWRGGVIYQVYPRSLMDSNDDGVGDLQGIIAKLDYIASLNVDAIWISPFFKSPMKDFGYDISDYRDIDPMFGTMADFDELINKAHRLNIKIIIDQVLSHTSDQHAWFEESRQSRTNPKADWYAWSDPKDDGSAPNNWLAIFGGCAWEWEPRRQQYYLHNFLKSQPDLNFHCDDLRQAVLDNVEFWLKKGVDGFRLDAITFCYHDEQLRDNPAKPKDQRQGRGFSEDNPYAYQYHYYNNTRPQTVGFIEELRGLINRYPGAVTLGEVSSEDSLVTMAEYTQGDDRLHMAYSFELLTDDFSAAYIRQTVEELEASIGDGWPCWAIGNHDVQRVASRWGKGESNTDLVKMLNGMLFSLRGSICSYQGEELGLTEAPIEFEQLQDPFGIAFWPMFKGRDGCRTPMPWSKTAIQAGFSQGQPWLPIPAEHANQAVDVQEMDPYSVLNSYRHFLAWRKKQTVLIEGDIEFIDTLPAVLGFKRQIDDKTMLVLFNLTAEAAHFDLGELALSYVHLGHGLLSGVVDEAKQVNLPPFASFFADLS, from the coding sequence ATGGGTCAAGTAACCTGGTGGCGCGGCGGAGTAATTTACCAAGTTTATCCACGGAGTTTGATGGATTCAAACGATGACGGCGTGGGTGATTTACAGGGTATCATTGCTAAACTTGACTACATTGCTAGTCTAAATGTCGATGCAATTTGGATTTCACCGTTTTTTAAATCACCGATGAAAGACTTTGGTTATGATATTAGTGACTATCGCGATATCGACCCCATGTTTGGCACTATGGCCGACTTTGACGAATTGATTAATAAAGCCCATAGGTTAAACATCAAGATTATTATTGATCAGGTACTCAGCCATACTTCTGATCAACATGCATGGTTTGAGGAAAGTCGCCAAAGCAGAACTAACCCCAAAGCAGACTGGTATGCCTGGTCCGATCCTAAAGATGACGGCAGCGCACCGAATAACTGGTTAGCTATTTTTGGTGGTTGTGCTTGGGAATGGGAGCCCCGTCGTCAGCAATATTATTTACATAACTTCTTAAAAAGTCAGCCTGACTTGAACTTTCATTGTGACGACTTACGTCAAGCTGTGTTAGACAATGTTGAGTTTTGGCTTAAAAAAGGAGTTGATGGTTTTCGCTTAGATGCGATTACCTTTTGTTATCACGATGAACAGTTGCGAGACAACCCAGCTAAACCAAAAGATCAGCGCCAGGGGCGTGGTTTTAGTGAAGACAATCCATACGCTTATCAATATCACTACTATAATAATACTCGCCCGCAAACCGTTGGCTTTATCGAAGAGTTACGGGGATTAATTAATCGCTACCCAGGTGCGGTGACTTTAGGGGAGGTATCTTCTGAAGATTCATTAGTGACTATGGCTGAATACACCCAGGGTGATGATCGTTTGCATATGGCTTATAGCTTTGAACTGTTAACCGATGATTTTAGTGCAGCCTACATTCGTCAAACTGTTGAAGAGTTAGAAGCCAGCATTGGTGATGGATGGCCGTGTTGGGCCATAGGTAATCATGATGTTCAGCGTGTGGCGTCTCGCTGGGGTAAAGGCGAGAGCAATACTGATTTAGTTAAAATGCTCAATGGTATGCTGTTTTCCCTGCGCGGCAGTATTTGCAGTTATCAAGGTGAAGAATTAGGTTTAACCGAAGCGCCAATTGAGTTTGAACAGCTTCAAGACCCATTTGGCATTGCATTTTGGCCGATGTTTAAAGGCCGCGATGGTTGCAGAACGCCGATGCCTTGGAGTAAAACTGCAATTCAGGCTGGATTTTCTCAAGGGCAACCTTGGTTACCTATTCCTGCGGAGCATGCCAACCAAGCTGTTGATGTGCAGGAAATGGATCCATATTCAGTATTGAACAGTTACCGTCATTTTTTAGCGTGGCGAAAAAAGCAAACTGTATTAATAGAAGGGGATATTGAGTTTATTGATACATTGCCGGCAGTCTTAGGTTTTAAACGACAAATTGATGATAAAACAATGCTGGTGTTATTTAATTTAACCGCTGAAGCAGCTCATTTCGACTTAGGTGAATTGGCTTTAAGCTATGTCCACCTTGGACATGGCTTATTGTCTGGAGTGGTAGATGAAGCTAAGCAAGTTAACCTGCCACCGTTTGCCAGCTTCTTTGCTGATTTATCGTAA
- a CDS encoding TonB-dependent receptor — protein MLLFKPSLLTLALVAAGASISAYAADDVNAAATADENIEVVKVTGIRRSLQESQSLKMSSSSIVEAISAEDIGKLPDVSIAESLARLPGVSAQRLDGRANVISIRGMGPDFTTATLNGREQASVNDNRGVEFDQYPSELLNRVVVYKTPDASVMAQAIGGTVDMQTISPLAHGEQTFAIGMRGEMNDLGALNSGSEDKGYRGSISYIDQFADDTIGIALGYARMQSPNQEERWQAWGYPENAAGDSVLGGAKPFVRSSELERDGVLAVFEYAPNDFFHSVVDVYYSKFTDDQRLRGIEIPAAWGANGGVEATKTEDGLVTEGVIRGAEVVVRNDVNKRDAESLSIGWNNKFQVNNNWSVEADIGLSKADRTDIGMESYSGTGRGTGVGAVDDLGFVNNGNGGYEFNHSLNYADPSVIRLGDSLGWGSPLGANTQDGFINKPEIEDELQSFRLSAEYVLDGGALRSIEFGVNYTERDKTKLDKGYYLTLKGYDGTDPNYMMTVPDQYLLSPTSLGFFGMGDVLSYDSLAFYNDGNYTETDVANVDLSRATNSWAVSEEITTAYVMGNLETELFDIPVTGNLGLQAVQSKQSSDGTVATVADGEVTMTPRTAGDDYVEWLPSINLGFEVADSQMIRFAAARTLTRSRMDQMNANVNFSYNENPNDGINWSGGAGNPELRPWLARQFDISYENYFSDQGYFAVAAFYKDLENFVYNQQAVFDFSTILPQNPGDNPLGVVSQPQNGDGGYVQGIEATFSLDFGLFADSLTGFGTVLSGAYNDSEVKETAESDPTALPGLSEKTFSATVYYENSGFEARVSSRYRSDFLGEVTAISLTRQNVNVKAETVVDAQVGYDFTESGIDALYGLSVVLQVNNLTNEPFTSYTGDDARHVRDYQNYGRNFMLGANYKF, from the coding sequence ATGTTGCTATTTAAACCAAGCCTACTCACATTAGCGTTAGTTGCTGCAGGAGCAAGCATCAGTGCTTATGCTGCTGACGATGTGAATGCCGCAGCTACTGCAGATGAAAATATCGAAGTGGTTAAAGTCACTGGTATTCGCCGCAGTTTACAAGAATCACAATCACTAAAAATGTCATCTTCTTCTATCGTAGAAGCTATTTCTGCTGAAGACATTGGTAAATTACCAGATGTTTCAATCGCTGAGTCACTAGCGCGTTTACCTGGTGTATCTGCACAGCGTCTTGATGGTCGTGCTAACGTTATCTCTATTCGGGGCATGGGCCCAGATTTCACCACGGCAACCTTAAACGGACGCGAACAAGCCTCTGTGAATGACAACCGTGGTGTTGAATTTGACCAATACCCATCAGAACTATTAAACCGAGTTGTTGTTTATAAAACACCTGATGCATCTGTTATGGCACAAGCCATCGGCGGCACTGTGGATATGCAAACAATTAGTCCACTAGCACACGGTGAGCAAACATTTGCTATCGGTATGCGCGGCGAAATGAATGACCTTGGCGCGCTTAATAGTGGCTCAGAAGACAAAGGTTACCGCGGCAGTATCTCTTATATCGACCAATTTGCTGATGATACTATCGGTATTGCTTTAGGCTATGCGCGTATGCAATCGCCTAACCAGGAAGAGCGCTGGCAAGCATGGGGTTACCCAGAAAATGCCGCTGGTGATAGCGTATTAGGCGGTGCTAAGCCATTCGTACGTTCAAGTGAACTTGAACGTGATGGTGTGCTAGCCGTTTTTGAATATGCACCAAATGACTTTTTTCATTCTGTTGTAGATGTTTACTACTCTAAATTTACCGATGACCAACGTTTACGCGGTATTGAAATCCCTGCAGCTTGGGGCGCTAACGGCGGTGTTGAAGCCACTAAAACAGAAGACGGTTTAGTCACTGAAGGCGTTATTCGTGGCGCTGAAGTGGTAGTACGTAACGATGTAAACAAGCGTGATGCTGAATCATTGTCAATTGGCTGGAATAACAAATTCCAAGTTAATAACAATTGGTCTGTTGAAGCTGACATTGGTTTGTCTAAAGCTGACCGTACCGACATTGGTATGGAAAGTTACAGTGGTACAGGCCGTGGCACTGGCGTTGGCGCAGTAGACGACTTAGGTTTTGTGAACAATGGCAATGGCGGTTATGAATTTAACCACAGCCTAAATTATGCTGATCCTAGCGTAATTAGACTGGGCGATTCACTTGGTTGGGGTAGCCCTCTGGGTGCTAATACTCAAGATGGTTTTATTAACAAACCAGAAATTGAAGATGAATTACAGTCTTTCCGTCTAAGTGCTGAGTATGTTCTTGATGGCGGCGCTTTGCGCAGCATCGAATTTGGTGTGAACTACACTGAGCGTGACAAAACAAAATTAGACAAAGGTTACTACTTAACCCTTAAAGGTTATGACGGTACTGATCCTAATTATATGATGACAGTGCCAGATCAATACTTATTGTCACCAACATCACTTGGCTTCTTTGGTATGGGTGATGTACTCAGCTATGACTCATTAGCCTTCTATAATGACGGTAACTATACTGAAACTGACGTAGCAAATGTTGATTTATCACGTGCGACCAACTCTTGGGCTGTAAGTGAAGAAATTACCACTGCATACGTGATGGGTAATTTAGAAACTGAATTATTTGATATCCCAGTGACCGGTAACCTAGGTTTACAAGCGGTACAGTCTAAGCAAAGTTCTGACGGTACTGTGGCAACTGTTGCTGATGGCGAAGTCACCATGACGCCACGCACTGCGGGCGATGATTATGTTGAATGGCTACCGAGTATCAACTTAGGTTTTGAAGTTGCTGATAGTCAGATGATCCGTTTTGCTGCTGCGCGTACATTAACTCGCTCTCGCATGGATCAAATGAATGCTAACGTTAACTTTAGCTACAATGAAAATCCAAATGACGGTATTAACTGGTCTGGTGGTGCAGGTAACCCTGAACTACGTCCATGGTTAGCCCGCCAGTTTGATATAAGTTACGAGAACTACTTTAGTGATCAAGGTTACTTTGCAGTAGCAGCATTCTACAAAGACTTAGAAAACTTCGTATACAATCAGCAAGCTGTATTTGATTTCAGTACAATTTTACCGCAAAACCCAGGCGACAACCCACTAGGCGTTGTATCGCAACCACAAAATGGTGACGGCGGTTATGTACAAGGTATCGAAGCTACATTCTCTTTAGATTTCGGCTTATTTGCTGATTCACTAACGGGTTTTGGTACAGTGCTTAGCGGTGCTTACAACGACTCTGAAGTAAAAGAAACCGCTGAAAGTGATCCAACGGCACTGCCTGGTTTATCTGAAAAAACATTCAGCGCAACGGTTTACTATGAAAACTCAGGCTTTGAAGCCCGTGTTAGCTCACGTTACCGCAGCGACTTCTTAGGTGAAGTCACGGCTATCAGTTTGACTCGTCAAAATGTTAACGTTAAAGCTGAAACCGTGGTTGATGCGCAAGTGGGTTATGACTTTACTGAAAGTGGAATTGATGCCTTATACGGCCTATCTGTCGTACTTCAGGTGAACAACTTAACCAACGAGCCATTCACTTCATACACTGGTGATGATGCCCGTCATGTACGTGACTATCAAAACTACGGTCGCAATTTCATGTTAGGTGCGAACTACAAGTTCTAA
- a CDS encoding tryptophan halogenase family protein, whose protein sequence is MNNNKINNIVIVGGGTSGWMTAAMLTRLFKSQLNITLIESEDIGTIGVGEATIPPLQIFNSVLGIKETDFIKHTQATFKLGIEFENWGKQQQSYMHAFGDIGKDIGFTQFHHYWLKSNPLDNSDFWQYSLNYQAAKANKFTVMDKVAGSPLAGITHAYHFDAGLYASFLRQYSENLNVKRIEGLITSTQLTPNGNIESVTLEGNQCIRGDFFIDCSGFAALLIEKQLHVGFENWQHWLPCDSAYAVQCERTATITPYTRSIAHDAGWQWCIPLQTRTGNGLVYCSKFISDDDAKALLLNNLDGKPLTEPRKINFKTGRREKQWHKNCVAIGLSSGFLEPLESTSLHLVQSAIIRLTKLFPHNGVQQTNIDEFNRQSQTEFEQIRDFIILHYHLNQRANKRGEEADLWQQCREMAIPESLQRKIDLFAATGIVTRHQDELFTEAAWVQVMLGQGIMPKDFNPLANSIQDHDLQEFLTNVKTIIGRTVDAMPEHEHFINKL, encoded by the coding sequence ATGAATAACAACAAAATCAACAACATTGTAATTGTAGGCGGCGGTACATCGGGTTGGATGACAGCGGCCATGCTCACTCGGCTTTTTAAGTCACAGCTCAACATCACCTTAATTGAATCAGAGGACATTGGCACCATAGGCGTTGGTGAAGCGACCATTCCTCCGCTGCAAATTTTTAATAGTGTGCTGGGCATTAAAGAAACTGATTTTATTAAACACACCCAAGCCACCTTTAAATTAGGTATTGAATTTGAAAACTGGGGCAAGCAACAACAAAGTTATATGCATGCCTTTGGCGACATAGGTAAAGACATTGGCTTTACTCAATTTCATCATTACTGGCTAAAATCAAACCCGTTAGACAATAGCGACTTTTGGCAATACTCACTAAATTATCAGGCAGCTAAGGCAAATAAATTTACCGTCATGGACAAGGTTGCAGGCTCACCACTTGCCGGTATTACCCATGCCTATCATTTCGATGCCGGACTTTATGCCTCATTTCTGCGCCAATACAGCGAAAACCTCAACGTTAAACGGATTGAAGGATTAATTACCTCAACTCAATTGACCCCAAACGGTAATATTGAATCAGTCACATTAGAGGGTAATCAGTGTATTCGCGGCGATTTTTTTATCGATTGTTCTGGTTTTGCCGCACTGCTTATTGAAAAACAATTGCACGTTGGCTTTGAAAATTGGCAGCATTGGCTCCCCTGCGACAGTGCTTATGCGGTGCAATGTGAACGCACAGCAACAATCACCCCTTATACCCGCTCAATTGCCCATGATGCAGGCTGGCAATGGTGTATCCCATTACAAACCCGTACCGGTAATGGCTTGGTTTATTGCAGTAAATTTATCTCCGATGACGATGCCAAAGCACTGCTATTGAACAATCTTGATGGTAAACCATTAACCGAACCCAGAAAGATTAACTTTAAAACCGGCCGACGTGAAAAACAGTGGCACAAAAACTGTGTCGCGATTGGGTTATCAAGTGGATTTTTAGAGCCGCTGGAATCCACCAGCCTGCATTTGGTTCAATCTGCCATTATTAGGTTAACAAAGCTATTTCCCCACAATGGCGTTCAACAAACCAACATTGATGAGTTTAACCGCCAGTCACAGACGGAATTTGAGCAAATTCGTGATTTCATCATTTTGCATTACCATCTAAATCAACGTGCAAATAAGCGCGGTGAAGAGGCTGATTTATGGCAACAATGTCGTGAAATGGCCATCCCTGAATCACTGCAACGCAAAATAGATTTATTTGCAGCAACAGGTATCGTGACCCGCCATCAAGATGAGTTATTTACCGAAGCTGCTTGGGTTCAAGTGATGCTAGGTCAAGGTATTATGCCTAAAGACTTCAACCCACTGGCCAATAGTATTCAAGACCATGACTTGCAAGAGTTTCTGACTAATGTCAAAACCATCATAGGTCGAACTGTTGATGCAATGCCTGAACATGAGCATTTTATTAACAAGCTGTAA
- a CDS encoding glycoside hydrolase family 13 protein: MELTRHQQAYSLITGLLFSATVLFSAHTFADISPIKIESFKVEPESWWAGMHNSQLQLLVYGKNISQFDVKLIHAIDINLVDVNASQSQHHLFINLDLANAPPQTLTIGLYDNNTLIQSIEYPILVREKESKNRQGFSNKDVIYLITPDRFVNGNSENDNHPDMLEQTNRADKDGRHGGDIMGIRKALPYLKDLGVTQLWINPLLENNQPQYSYHGYSATNFYNIDPRFGSNEEYKSLVEEANIFGIGIIKDVVVNHMGSGHQWMKPNGLGFPTSSWINGQAKWQQDAKNITYTSHRRTTVQDPYTVALDTSEFENGWFTDTMPDLDQRDPYLATYLIQNSIWWVEYAGLSGIREDTYSYADKAFLAKWSKAVMDEYPNFNIVGEEWTANPITVSYWQAGKNNKDGYQSYSPSMMDFPLYEKIISSLNEKEDWGTGLINLYEMLANDVVYANPTKLVLFEGNHDTNRLYSLLNEDMALYKMAMAYVLTSNRIPQIFYGTEVAMTSPTKDRNDGAVRADFPGGWNGDNRSVLENTNLTATQVDALNFTRTLLNYRKQSEAITVGKLTHYAPQEGVYVQFRQAEDETLMIIYNKNEQVVELELARFQSSITGNEPSAEPIIVKDILTSQSYSLEQSLKLTQKGVTILLLSSRQH; this comes from the coding sequence ATGGAATTAACTCGACACCAGCAGGCTTATTCTCTTATCACTGGCTTATTATTCAGTGCCACTGTGTTGTTCAGCGCTCATACTTTTGCAGACATCAGTCCAATAAAAATTGAATCGTTCAAAGTGGAGCCCGAGTCCTGGTGGGCTGGCATGCACAATAGCCAATTACAACTATTAGTGTATGGCAAAAACATAAGCCAATTTGACGTAAAGCTTATTCACGCCATCGATATAAATTTAGTCGATGTTAATGCCTCACAAAGCCAACATCACTTATTTATCAACTTAGATTTGGCCAATGCACCGCCACAAACCTTAACGATTGGACTTTATGATAATAATACGCTCATACAAAGCATTGAATACCCTATTTTAGTGCGAGAGAAAGAGTCTAAAAACCGTCAAGGTTTTAGCAATAAAGATGTAATTTACCTCATTACACCCGACCGTTTTGTTAACGGCAATTCGGAAAATGATAACCACCCTGACATGCTTGAACAGACTAATCGAGCCGATAAAGATGGTCGCCATGGTGGTGACATTATGGGTATTCGTAAAGCACTGCCCTACTTGAAAGACTTAGGCGTCACCCAGCTTTGGATCAACCCACTACTTGAAAATAATCAACCGCAGTATTCTTATCATGGCTATTCGGCCACCAACTTTTACAATATTGATCCACGCTTTGGCAGTAATGAAGAATATAAATCCTTAGTAGAAGAAGCCAACATTTTTGGCATTGGCATCATTAAAGATGTGGTGGTTAATCATATGGGTTCTGGCCATCAATGGATGAAGCCTAATGGCCTAGGTTTTCCCACCTCAAGCTGGATTAACGGCCAAGCTAAATGGCAGCAAGATGCTAAAAATATCACTTATACCAGCCACAGACGCACCACAGTACAAGACCCTTATACAGTAGCATTAGACACCTCAGAGTTTGAAAACGGCTGGTTTACCGACACTATGCCAGATCTGGATCAGCGCGATCCCTATTTAGCTACCTATTTAATTCAAAACAGTATTTGGTGGGTGGAATATGCAGGCCTTAGCGGTATTCGTGAAGACACCTACTCCTACGCCGACAAAGCTTTTTTGGCAAAGTGGTCTAAAGCGGTAATGGATGAATATCCTAACTTTAATATCGTCGGTGAAGAATGGACCGCCAACCCCATCACGGTCAGTTATTGGCAAGCAGGCAAAAACAATAAAGACGGTTATCAGTCATATTCACCAAGCATGATGGATTTCCCTTTGTATGAAAAAATCATTTCAAGTTTAAACGAAAAAGAAGATTGGGGGACTGGGTTAATAAACTTATATGAAATGCTCGCCAATGATGTGGTTTATGCCAACCCAACAAAGTTGGTGTTATTTGAGGGTAATCATGACACTAATCGTTTATACAGCTTGTTAAATGAAGACATGGCGTTATACAAAATGGCCATGGCATACGTGCTAACCAGTAACCGTATTCCACAAATTTTTTATGGTACTGAAGTGGCGATGACCAGCCCCACAAAAGACCGCAATGATGGCGCAGTTCGGGCTGATTTTCCAGGTGGTTGGAATGGCGATAATCGCAGCGTGTTAGAAAATACCAATCTCACCGCCACTCAAGTTGATGCACTTAACTTTACGCGAACATTGCTCAATTATCGTAAGCAGTCTGAAGCGATTACGGTAGGTAAACTCACTCATTATGCGCCCCAAGAGGGCGTTTATGTGCAATTTAGGCAAGCCGAAGATGAAACGTTAATGATCATTTATAACAAAAATGAGCAAGTGGTTGAATTAGAGTTAGCTCGATTTCAGTCAAGTATTACCGGTAATGAACCGAGTGCAGAACCTATCATCGTCAAAGATATTCTGACATCACAATCGTATTCATTAGAACAAAGCCTTAAATTAACGCAAAAAGGCGTCACCATTCTGCTACTTTCCAGTAGACAACATTAA
- a CDS encoding alpha-amylase family protein translates to MNLTPLPLTLSRVSTLLILSGCLTACSGDKPSATGSIIDTTSAQNQSADIAAELPHKAVVYQVFTRLYGNTNTTNKPWGTLDENGVGKFSDFTDVALQDIKSLGTTHVWYTGVPHHGVINDYTAIGIANDDPDVVKGRAGSPYAVKDYYNVNPDLADDPANRLAEFESLIARTHQQGMKVIIDIVPNHVARNYQSLSSPAGVEDFGAKDDKTQTYSKNNNFYYVVGENFQVPDPANGYQPLNGEVNPLSDGLFKESPAKWTGNGSRLAKPDANDWYETVKINYGVKPDGSYDFPALPSGFDTKSAAEHYQFWQSQPNKDIPDSWRQFEHITQYWLAKGVDGFRYDMAEMVPVEFWSYLNSHIKRTKPDAFLLAEVYNPSLYRAYIQQGKMDYLYDKVDLYDTLKNIIQDKASTAQIAIDQAKVADIEAHMLHFLENHDEQRINTTDFAGSAEAALPAMVVSTLISRSPTLLYFGQDVGEQGTEHAGFGHPTRTSIFDYIGVPAHQRWMNNGKFDGGQSTAQEKALRHYYQRLLNLSHTATALKGEYQELDTYQRKLNVVGYDDKVFAFSRYNDQQKLIIVSNFSQDKAKQFSLELPKNLVQKWNIHTHVKLTDLLSGSTYQLKLTPQKQGNATINISLQPLESVILSVSP, encoded by the coding sequence ATGAATTTAACACCATTACCCTTAACTCTGTCTCGTGTATCCACTTTACTCATCCTCAGTGGTTGCTTAACGGCTTGCTCTGGTGACAAGCCTTCTGCAACAGGATCTATTATTGATACCACATCAGCACAAAATCAAAGTGCTGACATTGCCGCTGAACTGCCCCATAAAGCGGTGGTTTATCAAGTGTTCACCCGCCTATATGGCAATACCAACACAACCAACAAGCCTTGGGGTACTCTTGACGAAAACGGCGTGGGTAAATTTAGCGACTTCACCGATGTAGCATTACAAGACATTAAGTCGTTAGGCACAACCCATGTTTGGTATACAGGCGTTCCCCACCACGGAGTCATTAATGACTACACTGCAATAGGGATAGCAAACGATGACCCTGACGTAGTCAAAGGCCGTGCGGGATCGCCTTACGCAGTAAAAGATTATTACAATGTTAATCCTGATCTAGCCGATGACCCAGCCAACCGTTTAGCCGAGTTTGAATCGCTCATTGCCCGTACCCATCAACAAGGTATGAAGGTCATTATCGATATTGTACCTAACCATGTGGCGCGTAATTATCAATCATTATCCTCGCCCGCAGGTGTAGAAGATTTTGGCGCTAAAGATGATAAAACTCAAACCTACAGTAAAAATAACAACTTCTATTATGTCGTTGGCGAAAATTTTCAAGTCCCTGACCCAGCCAATGGATATCAACCATTAAATGGCGAAGTCAATCCACTGAGTGACGGCTTATTCAAAGAGTCTCCCGCCAAATGGACGGGTAATGGCTCGCGATTAGCCAAACCGGACGCTAATGACTGGTATGAAACAGTTAAAATTAATTATGGTGTTAAGCCCGATGGCAGCTATGACTTTCCTGCCTTACCTAGTGGCTTTGACACAAAATCAGCTGCTGAACATTATCAATTCTGGCAATCGCAACCCAATAAGGACATTCCAGACTCATGGCGTCAGTTTGAGCACATCACTCAATATTGGTTAGCTAAAGGGGTTGATGGTTTTCGTTACGATATGGCCGAAATGGTGCCCGTAGAATTTTGGAGCTATCTCAACAGCCACATTAAACGCACCAAACCCGATGCGTTTTTACTCGCCGAGGTGTATAATCCAAGTCTTTATCGCGCCTATATTCAACAAGGAAAAATGGACTATCTTTACGATAAAGTCGATTTATACGATACCCTCAAAAACATCATTCAAGACAAGGCTAGTACCGCACAAATTGCTATCGACCAGGCAAAAGTCGCCGACATTGAAGCCCATATGCTGCACTTTTTAGAAAACCACGATGAACAGCGGATTAACACTACTGACTTTGCGGGTTCTGCAGAAGCAGCCTTACCGGCTATGGTGGTTTCAACCTTAATTAGCCGCTCCCCCACTTTGCTTTATTTCGGACAAGATGTTGGCGAACAAGGCACAGAACACGCAGGCTTTGGTCATCCGACTCGTACCAGTATTTTTGATTATATTGGCGTACCGGCGCATCAACGTTGGATGAATAACGGCAAATTTGATGGAGGACAATCAACAGCGCAAGAAAAAGCCCTGCGCCACTATTATCAAAGGCTATTAAATTTAAGCCACACAGCAACAGCATTAAAAGGTGAGTATCAAGAGTTAGATACATATCAGCGCAAACTTAACGTGGTCGGATATGACGATAAAGTGTTTGCATTTAGCCGCTATAACGACCAGCAAAAATTGATTATTGTCAGTAATTTCAGCCAAGATAAAGCTAAACAATTTAGTCTTGAACTCCCCAAAAACCTTGTGCAAAAGTGGAACATTCATACTCACGTTAAGTTAACTGACTTACTGAGCGGATCGACATATCAGCTAAAATTAACACCACAAAAGCAGGGTAATGCAACAATTAATATCAGCTTACAACCACTAGAGTCGGTTATATTGAGCGTTTCACCATAG